In Paramormyrops kingsleyae isolate MSU_618 chromosome 11, PKINGS_0.4, whole genome shotgun sequence, the genomic window TGTCCACAGCAAAGTCAAGCACAATCTagcctccccaccccaccccaccccaccccacctggAACCAAGAGTTTGaaaatgtgtgtttatgtttgaATGCAAAGGATGTTGAACCTGTCATGTTGTGTGGAAAAACGTGATTAAAACACACCAAACTGCTTCTGGTCTGGGCCCAGCTTTTACCTCTGTaaagtaagtgtgtgtgtgtgtgtgcgcacacgtGTGCCAGTAAAGCACGGGGGGAGGCAGGCATGTTATCCCATAGAAATATGCACGCATGGtatttaattgtttattttttattggttaGGTTACCCAGATACCTcccttttattttaaattattttaaatataatctcacaagaaataaaatttcaaacaaAGCAAAGAGTATCAATAACGTGATAAAATGAAATTGTCACGTGCTCCAGGTACTAGAGGAAAGTGTGCAGGCGAAGGAAAGTGGCCGCTCTGAGGCTACTGCAGGCAGACTGGTGGGCACGCCGCCAGGGCCGTGTCTCACACCCCCTCCACACACTGCCTTATACATTTTACTCCCTGGTctttggggtgggtggggtggtggggtggggtggggggactgGTGCCCCCCCGACCCCTGCCTCTCTATCCGAAGGTGTTCTCGCCGCTGTACGCCACGTAGAGAAATCCATCCTCATCCTTCTCCTTCTCGTACAGCTGCCCCATCGTCAGGCTGCAAGGGCGAGAGTTACGGTCAGCTGACAGACGACAGTAACCCACAGCTCAGAGCAAATATATGCTGGTGAAAAGATGGGCACTGAAGGATTACGGACAAACCCTCCAGGGCTAAAGCACAATCAGTATATCTGAGCGAGGTGGcatttcaataacaaaaaagtGCATTTGCTAGCATTACTGAAGCTCACCTACAAAACACACTGGCGTCAGCCAACTCTGTCCACAATGGAAAGAGATTATCAGTCAGCTTATCAAAGGAATCATTTATGTGTGCAAATAGTTTAACTTGCCTAACTGGACACTGGAAGTTTGACTCTCAGCCTGCACACAAAAGCCTGGTGTCAAAAAAGAGGCACCGATTGAGGACAGGAGTAGAGAAAAGCCTGCAGGGCTGAGATCCACCCGACACCTGCCCCATTCCCCTCGGCATCACTGCTGACCCTGACCTGGACTGTGGGACAGTCTTATCAACAAACAGAAAGATGGCCTTTTCTGAAGGCAGCTGAATGCGCTTCCTGATGATCCACATGAACTGGGCCACAGTGATGTCAGACGGAACCAGGTACTTCCGCTTGTCGATGTCCACGATTTGGGAGCCGGACACCTTTTCAACAATCACCTGCAGCACGCAGAGAGAGATTCAGTCAAATTGCAACCAGCCATACGTGACATACAGGTACAGGGAACGTCATCAACCTGTTCTTAAACATGTCTGCCCTGTTGAGTAGGAAGTTCAACCTTACAATCAGGTGTCTACCAGGGCAGTTTAGACAAGGAAGTAGCACAGATGCTgccatattttaaaatgctgaCAGTTAATCCCCTGACATTCTGATAGCAACACAGGATGGACAGGCACTTACAGGCACCCGGTCAGGGTACTTGCTGCGGATTTTAGCCGACTCCACGCATCGGTGATCTGTCAATGAGAAGAGCAGAGTCATTTTGCATACATGCTTGggagagtgaaggaaaatgaaaatgagacTGTGAGCACACGTTTAGCTCTGGGTCATACGTTGCCTGGCTGAGCAACTggaaaagcatttttaaagagCTAAACAGAGTTTTGAGAACTTAAATTGAAGACAGAAATGATCAGCACACCTCAggcaaaagaaaagaaaaccaaGTAAAAACAGGAAccaaccaccagggggcaccaggaGGTTGTACCAGACtatgcaaaatatttatataaatggtGACCTCAAAAGATCAAACCAGCTCTTTGGTACATTATAAAGTTCTCAGGAGTGTTTAGAAGATGCAGCTCATCAGACCAGATGAGGAAGTGAATCTGAGATACAATTAACAGAGAGATGAAAAAGGCTGGAAATCAGGAACCCAGTCAAATATCACGTGTGTGCAATGCCAGCCTATGATCTCACCACTTTATGCAGTTATTCAAGTCTGACTTATATTACAACACTATTCACAATTAAGGAACATTCAACAGGCTATTCTGAGTTGCCTTCAACCCTAACAAGATAAGGAAATGGTGGTTTGCCCACAACTAGACAAGTGTGACATGCTTGCATGTTTTGGGCATTATAACTGTGACAAAAGCTCCGTTTATTGTTAAAATACGACAACTAGTCACTGGTGCAGAAAAATCCTATCATGTAAATAACTGATATGATCACATATTATCCAGATCACTCAACACTGGTGCACAATATACTGTAAAGATGTGAAAATGCCTGTAGCAACACATTTGATGCTTGAAAAATAAAACCCTACTTTAACCACACAGGA contains:
- the LOC111848076 gene encoding gamma-aminobutyric acid receptor-associated protein-like 2 — its product is MKWMFKEDHSLDHRCVESAKIRSKYPDRVPVIVEKVSGSQIVDIDKRKYLVPSDITVAQFMWIIRKRIQLPSEKAIFLFVDKTVPQSSLTMGQLYEKEKDEDGFLYVAYSGENTFG